The genome window aacgttttaattcaaatattaaagcctgtaatcgattacacaactattgtaatcgattaccagaggagattttcagaaaataactttcaagggtcacatctattcaaatgtttttatgaatggccatcaaaggtctatttatatgtgacttggaaacacgaatacagagagagtttttgattgcccaaaaagttttatcctctcaaaagattaagagagtttttctaaattgaaatatcttatcctctcaaagattccttggtcaaacgcttgcatattcaaataaggaattatgattgatcttcattgtacaatctatctctttcaagagagatttcttcttcttttcttttacttctgaaaaggggttaagagaccgagggtctcttgttgtaaaggattcctgaacacaagggaagggttgtccctgtgtgattcagactttgtaaaaggattttacaaagagagtggaaaatctcaagtgggttgcttgagtactggacgtaggcacaagaagtgaccgaaccagtataaatcaagtttgcatttctctcttcccttaaacttcttttatttattgctatttatcttttgcctttaaagaagtttattctgaattatcttttgagtaattcatgttaaggatgcattgttaatctaaagagagagagcaagatttaaattggggaattgttcttgttatcttaattcaacccccccccccttcttaagatatctgaggccacaaggtccaacacggAGAATTTGACGTTTGGGAGGATATATCTGCAGATTGCCTGAATGCATTTATCTTATATGATCTGGTGAAAGCTTGTAAGAAGTATAGTAATATAGGAGAATGTTTTTGGTTGATTGATAAGGACTTAGATTTTAATCATGGGTTAAGGAGTTGTACAACTGATGGAGATATATTACACTTAGTTAGGGATGcttttgaaaatgagaatgagataaatgtttattttcatcatgAAGTAGATCCAATTTTAGAAGAAGTCCCACAAATGTTGTACTTGGAATGTTATCCAATTCGAAAAGCTGTTGAGAATGAGGATGATTTAGATGATGTACCTGTTGCTGGCCATGAGGAAGGTAAGTTTTAATTCATCTGTACTTGGTCCGACATGGTtaccataattaattaatatgattaatttttactttatgaCCATTGATGCAGATGTTGGTGCTGGAGAGCAGACAGATGCTGGTGAGCAGATGGATGCTGGTGAGCAGATGGATGCTGGTAAGCAGAGGGATGGTGATGAGCAGAGGGATACTGATGCTGGTGAGCAAAGAGATGGTAGTGAGCAGAGGGATACTGATGCTGGTGAGCAAAGAGATGGTAGTGAGCAGAGGGATGTTGAAGCTGGTGAGGAGAGAGATGCTGATGGTGAAGAGAGAGATGTTGCTGATAGTGAGGAGGAAAGGGAAGTTGACAGTGATGAGACAGATGCTGAGTGGTTTATAAATTTCTCTTGTATGTTGAATGAAGTTGAAGCTGAAGTTGAGACAGATGGTTATCATTCAGAGGAGCTTAATATCCCCATTAgtagtgatgatgaagatgaggatgttgaAGTTTATCCTCAATATAGTCAAAGTAGTGGAGTTGGTGAACAGAAGTTGGAATTAGGGATGGAGTTTGGTACTCTAGATGAATTTAAATCTGCCTTGAGGGAGTATAGCATATTGATGGGCAGGGAGTTCAAGTGGAAGAAGAATGATAAACAGAGGGCTAGAGCAAAATGCAAGAAGGCATTTTGTGATTGGGAAATCTACTGTGCAAAGAATGAAGTTAGAAACTCTTTTCAGATAAAGACATTTAAGCATAACCATAATTGCTGCAGAGAAGTGAACAACAAACAAGCAAATAGACAGTGGGTGGTCAGTAAACTTGAGGGCAAACTCAGAATGCAGCCAACCCTTAAATGTGTTGAAGCTTTGGAATATTTCAAGCAAGAGTTTGGAGTGCACATTGAAGTTACAAAGATGTGGAGAGCCATGAAAGAAGCAAAGCAATTAGTGGAAGGGAATGAGAGGAAACAATATGCCAAAGTATttgattatgcacatgaattgtTGAGGAGCAATCCTGGATCAACAGTTAAGATCAACACAGTGCCAAGTCCAGAAGGTCCACCACAATTTCAGAGGCTATATATTTGTCTTGCTGGCTGTAAGAAGGGGTTTGTTGCTGGATGTAGACCATTCATAGGTCTAGATGGATGTTTCCTAAAGAGTGCATTTGGAGGAAACTTGCTCTCTGCTGTTGGGCTTGATGGCAATAACCACATCTATGTTATTGCTTATGCTGTTGTGGACATTGAGAACAAAGACAATTGGAAATGGTTTTTAACTTTGTTGCATGAAGATCTTGGGGATTACATACAGAATGGGTGGAATTTCATGTCAGACATGCAAAAGGTATGACATGGTGTGATTTGCAATTGTTATCATAAGTTAGGTATTTAATTGAAGTTAATGACATAAGTTAGGGACTAGTCCAGAAGTATTTACTACTTTGCTGCAATTTTTCCAGGGACTTATTCCAGCTTTACAGGAAGTCATGCCTGGTGTACCTCATAGATTTTGTGTCTTGCATCTTTGGAAAAATTTTACAAAGCAATGGAAAAGCAAGGAACTTAAAGGAATTGTGTGGCAATGTGCAAAATCCACTACTGTTGCTGAGTTTGAAGGCCATATGGCCCATTTGAAGACAATCAACTGCCAGGCTTGGGAGTATTTGAATAAATGGCCCAAACAAGCATGGACAAAAGCCCACTTCAGTACAACACCCAAGGTGGACAATATATGCAACAACACTTGTgaggtattcaattccagaattcTGCAGTATAGATGCAAGCCTATTATCACAATGCTTGAAGAAATTAGAAGTTATATCATGAGAACCATGGCTGCCCGCAAGGTTAAACTTTCTGGAAAACCTGGACCATTATGTCCAGTGCAGTA of Glycine soja cultivar W05 chromosome 1, ASM419377v2, whole genome shotgun sequence contains these proteins:
- the LOC114421691 gene encoding uncharacterized protein LOC114421691 yields the protein MLYLECYPIRKAVENEDDLDDVPVAGHEEDVGAGEQTDAGEQMDAGEQMDAGKQRDGDEQRDTDAGEQRDGSEQRDTDAGEQRDGSEQRDVEAGEERDADGEERDVADSEEEREVDSDETDAEWFINFSCMLNEVEAEVETDGYHSEELNIPISSDDEDEDVEVYPQYSQSSGVGEQKLELGMEFGTLDEFKSALREYSILMGREFKWKKNDKQRARAKCKKAFCDWEIYCAKNEVRNSFQIKTFKHNHNCCREVNNKQANRQWVVSKLEGKLRMQPTLKCVEALEYFKQEFGVHIEVTKMWRAMKEAKQLVEGNERKQYAKVFDYAHELLRSNPGSTVKINTVPSPEGPPQFQRLYICLAGCKKGFVAGCRPFIGLDGCFLKSAFGGNLLSAVGLDGNNHIYVIAYAVVDIENKDNWKWFLTLLHEDLGDYIQNGWNFMSDMQKGLIPALQEVMPGVPHRFCVLHLWKNFTKQWKSKELKGIVWQCAKSTTVAEFEGHMAHLKTINCQAWEYLNKWPKQAWTKAHFSTTPKVDNICNNTCEVFNSRILQYRCKPIITMLEEIRSYIMRTMAARKVKLSGKPGPLCPVQYKRLEKKFHFANQWTPIWCGDNMGLRYEVHMWGNKVEVNLGEWTCTCGVWQLTGMPCRHAIATITHKGGKPEDMCHEWLSIEAYNKTYQHFIEPVQGPQYWAQTQYTHPVPPHKKVQRGRPKKNRRRSVDEDNVTGHKLKRKLAEFTCGRCGQTNHNIRSCKNIGVPVRPKKYVAPSTSNEDDHLLSQDEQALNEAEEAAAHVQQDPVEINLSQPHLSQDSDMEVPATIVPPIARNKLAITRAKKRKVADKDDAEN